GGGCGCATCAGTCAGAGTGACTGACCAGACAGGTCCACCACGGGCGCCCGGCATCCGGGCGCGGAGGAATCGCGCGTGAATCAGTTGACCGGACTCTTTGAACGGGGCGCCGATGCCCTGAAAATGAACCAGCTCATCAGCCTGCTCGGCGGCATTCCCGGCGTGCTCCTGCTGCTGGTGTTCGTGGTGATTCCGATCTCCATCGCGATCTACGACCTGACGCAGAAAAAACACGCCATTCGCCGCAATTTTCCCGTCATCGGCATGCTGCGTTACGCCCTGGAGACCGTTGGCCCCGAGCTGCGCCAGTATCTTTTTGCCAGCGACCGGGATGACCGTCCCATCCCGCGCTACATGCGCGCGTGGATCTATGCTTCCTCGAAAAAAATGACGGCGACCGTGGCCTTCGGCACGCGCAAGGACATGGACAAGCCGGGCACCATACTCATGCGCCACAGCGCCTTTCCGGTGCTCGACGTCGAACCCACCCAGCCGCGCGTCGTGGTAGGCGAGCGCACGCCCAATCCCTATGAAGCCAGCGTCTTCAATATCTCGGCCATGAGCTTCGGCTCGCTCGGCGCGCACGCCATCACCGCGCTCTCGCAGGGCGCGAAGATGGCCGGTTGTTTTCACAACACCGGGGAGGGAAGCGTCTCGCCCTATCATTTGAAAGGCGGCGCCGACATCTGCTGGCAGATCGGCACAGGCAAATTCGGTTGCCGTACCGCCGACGGCGGTTTCGATCCCGAGCTCTTTGGTGAGATGGCGAGCCGCGAGCAGATCAAAATGATCGAGATCAAGCTCTCTCAGGGGGCCAAGCCCGGCAAGGGCGGCGTGCTTCCCGGGGAGAAGGTCACTGCCGAGATCGCCGCCACCCGCAAGGTGCCCGTCGGCAAGTCCGTTCTCTCGCCCACGCGTCACCGCGAGTGGGACGACATCCGCGGCATGCTCGAGTGGATCGACATGACCCGCGGGATTTCGAAGAAGCCCACGGGCGTGAAGTTCTGCCTTGGCAACCCGGCCTTCGTCGAGGACCTGTGCCAGGAGATGATCAACACGGGGATTCTGCTGGACTTCATCACGGTCGACGGCGCGGAGGGCGGCACCGGCGCCTCGCCGCTGGCAATGACCGATTACCTGGGATACCCGCTCCACGACGGGCTCATGATCGTCGACAACGCGCTACGCCGGCACGGGCTTCGCGAGAAGATCCGCGTGATCGCCTCGGGCAAGGTCTTCACCGGCGCGCAGCTCGCCATCGTCGCCGCCCTGGGTGCCGACATGGCCAACAGCGCGCGCGGCTTCATGCTCAGCATCGGCTGCATCCACGCGCTTCGCTGCAACACCAACCACTGCCCGGCCGGCGTCGCCACCCAGAGCAAGTGGCTCCAGCGCGGCCTCGTGCCCGAGGTAAAAGCCCCGCGCGTGGCCAACTACCACGCCGCCGTCATCCACGAACTCAACCTCGTCCTGCACGCCTGCGGCAAGACGCACCTCAATCAGCTCGAACGCGGCGATGTGATGAAAATGGTGGACTTCAACAAGCTCGTCAGCATGGACGAACTCGTCCCCTACGACGCCGT
This portion of the Chrysiogenia bacterium genome encodes:
- a CDS encoding FMN-binding glutamate synthase family protein, producing the protein MNQLTGLFERGADALKMNQLISLLGGIPGVLLLLVFVVIPISIAIYDLTQKKHAIRRNFPVIGMLRYALETVGPELRQYLFASDRDDRPIPRYMRAWIYASSKKMTATVAFGTRKDMDKPGTILMRHSAFPVLDVEPTQPRVVVGERTPNPYEASVFNISAMSFGSLGAHAITALSQGAKMAGCFHNTGEGSVSPYHLKGGADICWQIGTGKFGCRTADGGFDPELFGEMASREQIKMIEIKLSQGAKPGKGGVLPGEKVTAEIAATRKVPVGKSVLSPTRHREWDDIRGMLEWIDMTRGISKKPTGVKFCLGNPAFVEDLCQEMINTGILLDFITVDGAEGGTGASPLAMTDYLGYPLHDGLMIVDNALRRHGLREKIRVIASGKVFTGAQLAIVAALGADMANSARGFMLSIGCIHALRCNTNHCPAGVATQSKWLQRGLVPEVKAPRVANYHAAVIHELNLVLHACGKTHLNQLERGDVMKMVDFNKLVSMDELVPYDAVPHMRPREKDPVTIKEEKAG